The Kineothrix sp. IPX-CK genomic interval ACGCATTATAGGCTTGTTCCTCGTGTTTAGAAGCTTTCAGTAGCCTATCAATGCATTCTTCCATGTTAGGTCCGAATACTGAAGCCCAGCGCCTATAGTAAGCACCATCCTTTTCATTGACTTCCTTGTAGTAAAGGTGTTCCGGTCTCATATGACTATCTTCTGTGATGTATTTGGGAAAGTCCTTGTAAGACCGTTTGTGTTTGCAGATCAATCTGTTGTATCCATCGCAGATACGGATTTCTGATGCTGTTGCCTTTATAATTGCAGGTTTTCCACAATGGGTATACACTACTGAATAGTAGTGATCGTCATACTCGATGTGGTAATTATCAGGAATTCTTGTGACTGTTTTGTAATCGCATACCGTGAAGCATCCGCCTGGCAGTGGTTTCATACACGGTTTGTCGTACTTTACAAATGCGTCGGCTCTTGAGTAATTCTTGTTTTGAAATTTCCTAGAGTTGAGGGTCGCTACTATTTTTTGTATGTCAGCGTTCAACTCTTCCAAAGAGATATAAATGTTCTCTTTGAGTTTTTCTACAAGATGGGTTTCAAGATAGCGCACGTGATTCTCCACGGTAGGTTTCCCTTTCGGTTTTCGAGGCGGTGGAGGGAGTACGATCGTATCGTAGAAATCTTCCAGATCAGAATAAGCAGACTGTAAAATCAGCTCATCCTTGGTATGCTTTGTAACAGCAGCTTTTAAATTGTCAGGAACAAGATACTTAGGTATCCCTTCATAGAATTGAAGTGCATGAACCGTTCCTGTCGAGAAGCTTTGCAACTTTTCATCTAAGAATGCTTCCGCATAGATATAGCTGCTAAGTCCCATCGTGGTTACGAATAAATGTACCTTCCGTATTTCGCCGGTTTCTGGATCCATTAATAGCTCTGGTTGGTCACCGACCCAATCGATGTACATTTTTTCTCCGGGAACGCGTTCCACTGCCATCTTGACATCACGCTTTCCAAAGTTTTGTTCTACGAAGCGGTTATAAAGTTCGTAGAACTGGGATTGTTCGTATCCATCAGGATGTTCCTGTTTGTATTCCATCCAACAGTAAGATACATTCACCTTACTTCCTTTGGAATGAATACGATTGAAATAGTGCTGGAATTCTGGTAGTTGGATGTCTTTGCGTTGTAGGTTCTCGGGTGGATAAAACAGCATCTCAACCTCAGGTGGTTCCATGGATTTTAGTTGCTCCAGGGCGAAACCCGAAGCATTGTAACGTTTTAGAATAAGCTGCACCGTTCCGGAGCCGATATGATATCGGTCTTGGATCACACTGATTGAGCACTTATTCTGGCGCATTTGAATCACGCAAATAATAGTGTTGTAGTCTTGCATTTGCATGCCTCCTTTCGTAGTTTGTTTTATGACTACGAAAGAACTATAACACGTTGAAAATATTTATGCAGTTAAAGCGGAAAGGCGTGCAGAACCGGTCGGAAGTGCCATGCAGTTGCTATCGGAATCGGCATGCAGATTGACCGGAATATGCAAAACAATTTCTTAAAAAATGACTACCTTTCATGACAAGACATCCATTATTGCTTTTCGTTCCTATTCTCCCGTTAATATGGAGTTAGTCCTCATATAGATTCCCGCTATTCTCTTTATTTAGCGTACAGGACAGTTCAATCATTAAGGACTTAGTCAAAGCGCCGACTACAGGACGATGCTTCGTCCCTTTAGGGACAATCACAAATTCCCCTGCGTTGACTTTCATTTTCTGCTCCTCGGTTTCTAAAAAAAGCCGCCCTCAATGAAGTGAACCTCATTTAACAGCCCTATTTTTTTGTAGACATATAGTTCCGAATTCTTATTAACTTCATCGCTTAAATTAACCACTTGCATAAATGTACCTTCATATTTTAAATGAAATTACATCGGGTATTGCGCGTTATGCCTTTCTTGATGTATCAACGAAAAGCTGCTTTTTATACTTGCAGGTTCTGAATTTGCCCCCAATCCAAAAGGTTGCCTCTAATGTTGTGAATTTCAATAATTTGAATTTAGGGTCTGCGATGCCCTTACTAAAGAACCGTCGGTCAGATTCTGACCATAGCTTTTCTTTCAGCGCTTGATCCTCGACAAACTCGACTTCTCCAACCAAAGTGACACTATCAGTGCCTTTGAAATAGCACATGGAAGCTTTCGGATTCTCTTCAAAGTGCGTTGCTTTTCCATGAAGCTGGGAACGCTTTGAGGTAATAAAATACACTTCCCGAAAGCCATTGTCGGCGGCCTTTGTAACAGCGCAGGTTCGAGGATAGCCACTTTCATTTACCGAAGTCAGTGTGGCGGTCTGAATCTCTTTAAGCAGAAAATCTGCTTTATTTTCAATATCTGCTATTCTTTCTTTTTGAATCTCTGATGCTTTCATAAATCTCATCTCACTTTCTTTTCTTCCATTGGCATTAGCAGATCAAACTAAAACCTATCCCTTTGAGAAGGAGGAGGATAGACTCGGTTAACATAGTTCAGCTCCTCTTACAGCCAGCCAAACATATTGCCCGAATCCCCATTACCGTCATAATCATATTTATTGCTGCCGCTTAACCAGTTGGCAAGCCAACTCATGCTTCATGCTTTATTAAGTAATCATGTTCTTCTCTAATAAGTATTTTAATTTCATTTATATCTTCTGCTGTAATATTAGGTATAACAAGCGCTTTCGCTCCGCAGCAAGATCCGTTTTCTCCATTGGAATAAGAATATTCATAACGTGGGGGTCTGACTCCGTCCGAACGAAAAATGCAGTTGCCATCCTCGCAATGCGGGAACAGCTTGCCCATATTATTTTCAATATAATCTCTAACGATATTTGAAAATTTCTCCGAATATCCTTTGCAAGCTGAGAATCGTAAAGCAAAGTATGGGGAATGATCCTTAGTCCAAGTCAGACCCATCTTTGCCATTTCTTTATTATGTAAATCATGCTTAAACACTATATAAGAGCGTTGCTTCCGAGGATAATAACCAAGTTCCGATAAACACATTGCAATTGCTTGATATAATAAACACAGTTCATGATCCAGCGTATCCAAAAATGAATCCAACAGCTCTTGTTGCTTTTTAGTTTTCATATCGATCACTTCCTTCCAGGATACTTATCCTGTCACAGCTCTATACTGCAAGAATTTTCTCTTTTATAGTTTGGATAAAGCCATTCTTATTCTTTCCATTTATAGAATTCGCTCCAGTTCATGTCCCGCGCCCTCGAATATATTGTACTTGTGCGGAATATGCAATGAATCCAAGTATAAATGCAAAATCTCATTATCACAAAACAATATATCAGCCGTTCCGATATGCATATTTATATCCAAGCTGCCGCGAATCTTTTTTGCATTTTGTCTTATCAAGCACAAAATATTGCCTTCGTCAAAATATCTTTCTTCTCTCATCATATCTGCATACAGTTCGCTGGCCTTCTTCGGATCTGTCCCCACAGTACCAGAGCCTTTGTGATAATAATGGTGATATGTCCCTGCGTAAGCAGTTACCGAAGAAAATAATTCAGGATATTTAATGGCATAATTAAACGCCATACCGCCGCCCATCGAAAAACCGGAAATTGACCTACCGCTGTGTGCTGATATCGTTTTGTATTCTCTTTCAATATGTGGCATTAACTCGTTAATAAACATGAACTCAATAGGCAATTTCTCGTATTTTTCGATTACCGGGGAATTGTTTGGGAACACGGTAATTTCCTGTTTGCCTTTATATATTTTTTCCATCGCCCACACTTCGGATGATTCATTGCCGGTCCATCCATGCAAATGATATGAAACCGGGAATTTTTCGCCATTCTCATTGTAATCTGGCGGTAAATAAATATTATAGCCAATATCGCGTGCCATTAACTGGCTGTAATATGTTTTATGTATTACATTTTCCGGTGACTCAGTTGGTGAATTTATGAACTTCATTTTCTACCCCTTTTAGCAAAAAGTCATATGCTTTACACAGTTTGCTTTGATAATCATAATTAATACGTATATCAACCATGCACGCCAATCTGTCTGAATTGCATATTTTCCGACTCTATAAATTTTTACAGTAATATTTTATCACTGCTTCATTATTGTGTATTGCAAAAAAGCGACATAAAATTATACCTTCAATAAATTTTCTTCCTAGCCTCTAAAGGTGTCATAGTGTGATAACTCTTAAAAGAAGTTATTAAATGTGCTTGGTCGGTATAACCGTATTTGAGTACAGCTTCCTGCACATAAAAATGCTTTTGAAAAACAATATCATGCCATAGGTTTTGATAGCGCACGAGGTTGGACGTTTTCTTAATGGTAGTACCTATGTGTTCCTGAAAGAGGCGTTCAAGCTGTCTCTGACTAGTGCAAGAGTAAGCGCAGGCGTCTTTTACACAAGATGAGCCCCGATTTTTCAACATATAGTACAGTGCGTTCATAACGCGACTGTTTTGCTTGGATGCAGATGATAATCAGAATAAGAATGAATGCTCCAAAAGTAAAATCGTATTGCAAAACGCGAGATAACATCTGTTGTTTGCACAGGAATAAATGTAAAAGCCGTTTCATCCATGCCGCATAATTTACCGTTCACAGTACCAGTTGTGTGGTTAATATCAAAGATAACATCCATAGCAGGTATCTGGAATGACTAGTGTGCTGGCACGCTGGCAGAAGTTCAGAATTTGTTTTCTCCTGTGAAACCCCTGCTGTTCCCCAATAATTCGCGATATAAGGTTTTAGAGGATCGCAGGGCATATACCCAAACGATTTTGTACCTGTATTATCGTTTTTAAGTTGCTCATGCATGGTCTCCTCCCTTATGCAGATTATAAAGTACGATACGATGTCAAAGTCAATCCCTTTGTGCTTTCTGAAAGCATATTTATCAGCTATACTCAGCTGGAGCAGTTAACTCAATATGATTTCCTTCACTATCTTCGAATTCACATACTAAGTTCTGTCCAATTAAAGTAATAGGAAAAACAACTTTCAACCCGCATAGTTTCCGATGTAATGTTTCAACATCCTCAACCTCAATACTCGGCAGACAGTTATTTCCGAGACGATGTGATTCATACTTTTTTCAAAAAAATCCTCATAAAAAGCAATTGGACGTTCCATATCAAAAACACATAAATAAAGCGAATGTATATTACAATTAATCATTTGTGCTTATCCTCCAAAGACAATAGATATTTCTTAACTCCCAACCAGAAGAACCCCACTTTTAAATCTTTGATAGATGTCTGAGGGTTCTGTGAAAACTTTTCTGTGATATCCTTTAAACAATATCCTTCTTGGATGACAACAAATTTCATAGTTCCCGGGTGTAAGGCTTTGCTCGGACATCCATAAATGCATTTTAGGCAAAAATGACATTGGTCACCAAAGGCTGGCTTTCCATTCGACATCGTGATATTACCAGCAGGGCAATGCCCTGCACACCAGCCGCAATTGGTACAGTGCCCCAACACCTTTATCCGTTTACCCCAATAGTGTCCTCCTGATGTTTCCAGCTTTCCCATCACCGAAAAAAATCTGTCAATCCATAACGGTTCGCCTTTTTTACAGACACCTGACAGCAAATCGCACGAGATCTGCTCGACCGCTATTGGTAGTGTCTGCATCAGCAGATAGGGCAAAGGGCTGGGGGCAGATGCAACCCAATTAGAGGGCATAACAATCATTCTATCATAGATGACACGATAGCCTTTCTTCGTCAGCCGTTTGATACTGCCCACCCGGCAGGCTGTATTGGGACAAACCTCCCCGGCTCCAGAAACAGAAATGACTGCTGCAGAGATGTGGTTTACAGCATCCAAGCTGTCAATCCACCGATAAACTGGCTCCGGAGCATTAAAGGCATGGACCGGGAACAGTAGAAGTAGCAGGTCATGGTCACTTTGGTTTACACTCATTCCGTCGGTGATCTTTTCAATGGTACATATACAACGCTTTTCTTCCAATCGACTTTGAAAGCTCTTTGCCGCCAGCTCGGTTCCTCCGGTGCCGGAATAATAGGCAATCTTTATATGAGAATATGTTTTCATTATATATTTACCTTATCCTTTAAAGTGACTGCCTGAACCAGCCGGTCTACATGCTCTGATAAAATCCAATCCTCA includes:
- a CDS encoding EFR1 family ferrodoxin (N-terminal region resembles flavodoxins. C-terminal ferrodoxin region binds two 4Fe-4S clusters.) gives rise to the protein MKTYSHIKIAYYSGTGGTELAAKSFQSRLEEKRCICTIEKITDGMSVNQSDHDLLLLLFPVHAFNAPEPVYRWIDSLDAVNHISAAVISVSGAGEVCPNTACRVGSIKRLTKKGYRVIYDRMIVMPSNWVASAPSPLPYLLMQTLPIAVEQISCDLLSGVCKKGEPLWIDRFFSVMGKLETSGGHYWGKRIKVLGHCTNCGWCAGHCPAGNITMSNGKPAFGDQCHFCLKCIYGCPSKALHPGTMKFVVIQEGYCLKDITEKFSQNPQTSIKDLKVGFFWLGVKKYLLSLEDKHK
- a CDS encoding pyridoxamine 5'-phosphate oxidase family protein, with the protein product MRFMKASEIQKERIADIENKADFLLKEIQTATLTSVNESGYPRTCAVTKAADNGFREVYFITSKRSQLHGKATHFEENPKASMCYFKGTDSVTLVGEVEFVEDQALKEKLWSESDRRFFSKGIADPKFKLLKFTTLEATFWIGGKFRTCKYKKQLFVDTSRKA
- the istA gene encoding IS21 family transposase, encoding MIQDRYHIGSGTVQLILKRYNASGFALEQLKSMEPPEVEMLFYPPENLQRKDIQLPEFQHYFNRIHSKGSKVNVSYCWMEYKQEHPDGYEQSQFYELYNRFVEQNFGKRDVKMAVERVPGEKMYIDWVGDQPELLMDPETGEIRKVHLFVTTMGLSSYIYAEAFLDEKLQSFSTGTVHALQFYEGIPKYLVPDNLKAAVTKHTKDELILQSAYSDLEDFYDTIVLPPPPRKPKGKPTVENHVRYLETHLVEKLKENIYISLEELNADIQKIVATLNSRKFQNKNYSRADAFVKYDKPCMKPLPGGCFTVCDYKTVTRIPDNYHIEYDDHYYSVVYTHCGKPAIIKATASEIRICDGYNRLICKHKRSYKDFPKYITEDSHMRPEHLYYKEVNEKDGAYYRRWASVFGPNMEECIDRLLKASKHEEQAYNACAGLLHTVKEMPHGIVEETARQCIQMNSCRYKTFKQVLSRMQSNPISPGVLPEHENIRGKGFYK
- a CDS encoding helix-turn-helix domain-containing protein → MNALYYMLKNRGSSCVKDACAYSCTSQRQLERLFQEHIGTTIKKTSNLVRYQNLWHDIVFQKHFYVQEAVLKYGYTDQAHLITSFKSYHTMTPLEARKKIY
- a CDS encoding alpha/beta hydrolase, with product MKFINSPTESPENVIHKTYYSQLMARDIGYNIYLPPDYNENGEKFPVSYHLHGWTGNESSEVWAMEKIYKGKQEITVFPNNSPVIEKYEKLPIEFMFINELMPHIEREYKTISAHSGRSISGFSMGGGMAFNYAIKYPELFSSVTAYAGTYHHYYHKGSGTVGTDPKKASELYADMMREERYFDEGNILCLIRQNAKKIRGSLDINMHIGTADILFCDNEILHLYLDSLHIPHKYNIFEGAGHELERIL